GAATGGCGCAGGCGGTCGCGCGCGGCGTGCAGGTCCTGCCCGATGGCGGCCGCTCCGGCGGCGAGGCCGGCGGCCATCCGGGCCTCCGCCAGGGCGCGCAGGGTGGCCACGTGGGCGGCGTGCAGGTCCTCGCGCCCGTCGCAGCTCCGGCGGCCCAGGTCGGCGGCGGCCGCCTCCAGGTGGCGTGCGGCGTGGGCCCCCTCGCCCCGCGCCAGCAGGGCCTCGCCGCGCAGGGCCAGGAGGCGCGCGGGCACCGCCGCCATCTCGAGATCGACGAGCAGGTGGGCTTGTGCGGCCGCTTCCCGGTCGGACCAGGCGTTCGCGACGTCCAGAAGGGCGGCGAACTCCTCGGCGGCGCGCGCGGCGCAAGCCCAGGCCCACGGGCCCTTGCCGGCGCCGCGCAGCAACTCGGCGCATATGGTGTGGGCGCCCACCGCGGCGGCGCGCGCCTGGGCGGGATCGGCAGCCGTGCTCATGGCCAGTTCCGCCGCATCCAGGCCCGCCGCAAGCCGGCCGTCCCAGGTGAACAGGAGGCACTTCGCGAGGGCCAGGCGGCCGCGGGCCCGCGCCACCTCGCCCTCGGCCGCGGCCGTGCCGCCCAGGCCCGCGATCTCCGCTTCCGCCTCGGTGAGGCGTTCGGCGGCCTCGCTGTCATGAAGTTGACTGATCAGTGAATGACATTCACTGACAGCGACGGCGGCCAGGTGGGCGGGCGCCGAGCGGTCGGGGTTGGCCGCGGCCGCACGCAGGCGATCGCGCAGGCTGGCGGGCCAGGATGGGGGGTGCTCGGTCGGCCCGGCCGATTCGAGCGGTCGGGCGCCCGCGTCCGGGCTTTCGGCCGGTGCGCCCGCTCTTGCGAATTGCCGCACGAGCCGGGCTGGATCGGCGAGATCCCCGCCGCCGCGCACGACGGCGCGCAAGAACCGCTGCAAATCCGCCCGGGCGAAGGCTCCCCCCGGCAAGTCGGGCAGGTCCGGATCGCAATCCCGGGCCCGCTCCAGGAGGCGGCCGGTTTCCTCGAGGTCGAGCAGTTCGGCGCCGTGCGCGCGGCCGGCCTCCGCGATGCAGGCGAGCAGGCGTTCGGCCGAACTCGCGGCCGGATCGGGCCAGACCATGCCGGTCGCGACCACGCGGCCGCGGATGGCGATGGTGTACTCGCCCTCGCACAGGCCCGCATCCTGGCGAAACAGGATGCCGGGCAGCACGACGCCGAGTTCCCGGTACACCTGGCCGCGCATGTCGGCCACGCCCTCCAGCAAATCGCCCTTGATGGCCGGGTCGGCGCTCGCCGCCAGGTCCGGCCCCAGTTCGACCACGAAGGGCGGTGGCGCCAGGGTGGCGCGGATCACCTCCTCGGGCGTGGCCGTCGCGTGAGGCAGATCCGGCGGCGGAAACCGCGAGCCTGGCGGATCGCGCGCCAACCCGTCCGCGAGGGCTTCCGGCGTGGCAGCGGGATCCTCGCGGCGAGACGCCACGAGGCGCTC
Above is a window of Candidatus Tanganyikabacteria bacterium DNA encoding:
- a CDS encoding FHIPEP family type III secretion protein, which encodes MAQGSAVDALSAAGREARDRRIREALAFRPLSVHLGLDLVPLVDPEIGGDFMERLGRLRIAMAAETGFVFPGVALADDRQAAPQGYRIQVYDQVAGTGELLMGLWFATAREGTYPSPPVGLPGRDPHSGRPGVWLPAGGYDAAQAEGFVLRTPVKVLTDHLEAVIRSHAARLLSLEEVRLMLDALGESAPALARTVVPDCFTLAEMAQLLGLALTRGVCIRDLAGAVERLVASRREDPAATPEALADGLARDPPGSRFPPPDLPHATATPEEVIRATLAPPPFVVELGPDLAASADPAIKGDLLEGVADMRGQVYRELGVVLPGILFRQDAGLCEGEYTIAIRGRVVATGMVWPDPAASSAERLLACIAEAGRAHGAELLDLEETGRLLERARDCDPDLPDLPGGAFARADLQRFLRAVVRGGGDLADPARLVRQFARAGAPAESPDAGARPLESAGPTEHPPSWPASLRDRLRAAAANPDRSAPAHLAAVAVSECHSLISQLHDSEAAERLTEAEAEIAGLGGTAAAEGEVARARGRLALAKCLLFTWDGRLAAGLDAAELAMSTAADPAQARAAAVGAHTICAELLRGAGKGPWAWACAARAAEEFAALLDVANAWSDREAAAQAHLLVDLEMAAVPARLLALRGEALLARGEGAHAARHLEAAAADLGRRSCDGREDLHAAHVATLRALAEARMAAGLAAGAAAIGQDLHAARDRLRHS